In Vibrio tritonius, the following are encoded in one genomic region:
- a CDS encoding helix-turn-helix domain-containing protein encodes MTQETDGVLEYVAANVKRLRAQHNLSQQALADKSGISRRMVAGLENGSTNISLAKLAQLAAVLGVSFAQIVSPSETESHHRNILTWRGTHPESKAVLCCSLTTTQQVELWMWSLAPNDGYLAEPDPEGWHELLHIIDGELTLELSDGTHLLVAGDSLVYSSAQTLRYQNNGSTLLRFVRSVVGGS; translated from the coding sequence ATGACGCAAGAAACAGATGGCGTACTTGAATACGTTGCGGCAAATGTAAAGCGATTAAGAGCACAACATAATTTAAGTCAGCAGGCGTTAGCCGATAAGTCCGGCATTAGTCGCCGAATGGTGGCGGGGTTAGAAAATGGTAGCACCAACATTAGCTTAGCCAAATTAGCTCAGTTGGCTGCGGTGCTGGGGGTCAGTTTTGCGCAGATAGTCAGCCCAAGTGAAACCGAGTCACACCATCGTAATATCTTAACTTGGCGTGGTACCCATCCTGAGAGTAAAGCGGTGCTGTGCTGCTCGCTTACCACCACCCAACAAGTGGAATTATGGATGTGGAGCCTTGCGCCTAATGATGGTTATCTAGCAGAACCCGATCCTGAAGGTTGGCACGAGTTGCTCCATATTATCGATGGCGAGCTGACTTTAGAGCTAAGCGATGGTACGCATTTGCTAGTGGCAGGAGATTCTCTGGTATACAGCAGTGCGCAAACTCTGCGTTATCAGAATAACGGGTCAACCTTATTGCGTTTTGTACGTAGCGTAGTAGGGGGAAGCTAA
- a CDS encoding LysR family transcriptional regulator, whose product MSYLQENRIKFFFEAVQHGSVRAAADYLNVAPSAVSRQISHLEQELDTVLIERHRRGIKPTEAGHEVLTYYKSYLQQQELLLDNLKSLRGLQSGTIELAIGEGYINLVTHVMSQFSQQFPGVKIHLSIHSGNDVMRKITEDNAHIGVIFNPPPHPKIRSHYHCLHPLTVVVDKSHPLNDEPLPLKMSVLKPYPIALPDTAHGIRQIISAVENDTNITLTPNIISNNLTALHCYAANGGVTLIPGFIIKSQPQWDTRLNCLPVKNAQLNQTQTHIITRLGRQLGKAPSAFLKLLVTMIDNELSH is encoded by the coding sequence ATGAGCTATTTACAGGAAAACCGAATAAAATTCTTCTTTGAAGCGGTACAGCACGGTAGCGTGCGCGCGGCTGCTGATTATCTCAATGTGGCTCCCTCGGCGGTGAGCCGGCAAATTAGTCACTTAGAACAAGAGCTTGATACGGTATTAATAGAACGGCATCGACGTGGTATAAAGCCTACCGAAGCTGGTCACGAGGTTTTGACCTATTACAAAAGTTATCTGCAACAGCAGGAATTGCTACTCGATAACTTAAAGTCGCTACGTGGACTGCAATCGGGAACCATAGAATTGGCGATTGGGGAGGGGTACATCAATTTGGTTACCCATGTGATGAGCCAGTTTTCTCAGCAGTTTCCCGGCGTGAAAATTCATCTCTCGATTCACAGCGGCAACGATGTAATGCGTAAAATCACCGAAGATAATGCCCATATCGGGGTGATTTTCAATCCACCACCACATCCGAAAATTCGCAGTCATTATCACTGCTTGCACCCCTTAACAGTGGTCGTGGATAAAAGCCATCCGTTAAATGATGAGCCATTGCCTCTGAAAATGAGTGTGTTAAAGCCGTATCCAATCGCATTGCCCGATACTGCGCACGGTATTCGCCAGATCATTTCAGCGGTAGAGAACGACACAAATATCACACTAACGCCGAATATCATCAGTAATAATCTCACCGCATTGCACTGCTATGCAGCGAATGGTGGAGTGACGTTAATTCCTGGCTTTATTATCAAAAGCCAACCACAGTGGGATACACGACTTAACTGTTTACCAGTTAAAAATGCCCAATTAAATCAGACCCAAACGCATATTATCACGCGTTTGGGCCGTCAATTGGGTAAGGCGCCAAGTGCCTTTTTGAAACTGTTAGTGACGATGATCGATAATGAACTCAGCCATTAG
- a CDS encoding M20 family metallopeptidase: protein MECTDNHQSMPEHELLWHSIDQHQTPLTELSEQIWGFAETRFEEFQSAQAIRSFLQRNDFAVTTGVAGIETAFTATFGQGEPHIGFLGEYDALSGLSQHAGEATPHCVVEGGNGHGCGHHLLGVASVGAALAIKHYLETHQLSGTVTFYGCPAEEGGSGKTFMVRDGVFADLDAAITWHPHSFSGVFNTPTLANIQAEFHFHGKASHAAAAPHIGRSALDSVELMNVGANYLREHIPQDSRLHYAITQSGGLAPNVVQSEASVLYLMRSPRVADVQDIYTRIQAIAQGAALMAGTNVDVEFIKACSSYQPNRYLESLMARHIETLGMPSYTDSEHAYLEEMRGTLTKEDIKATVDHLCAMNREVSPSSMGYLYDDAVMHQPMPYKACFEPLYGSTDVGDVSWVVPTVQCYAPCYAFGTPLHTWQAVSQGNTSVGYKGMVHAAKVMAATALDLLLEPTHIQQAKAELEQELQRAPYLCPIPQGVVPRS from the coding sequence ATGGAGTGCACAGATAACCATCAATCTATGCCAGAGCATGAGCTGCTTTGGCACAGCATCGACCAACATCAAACACCATTAACTGAGCTAAGTGAGCAGATCTGGGGATTTGCCGAAACTCGCTTTGAAGAATTTCAATCTGCTCAGGCGATTCGGTCCTTTCTCCAACGCAACGATTTTGCCGTAACCACTGGAGTTGCTGGAATTGAAACTGCGTTTACTGCCACCTTTGGTCAGGGTGAACCGCACATTGGCTTTTTAGGTGAGTACGACGCACTGTCTGGTTTGAGTCAGCATGCTGGGGAAGCGACGCCTCATTGTGTGGTAGAAGGCGGCAACGGGCATGGCTGTGGTCACCATCTGTTGGGCGTAGCCTCAGTCGGAGCGGCTTTGGCGATTAAACACTATCTGGAAACCCATCAACTTTCAGGCACAGTAACCTTCTATGGTTGTCCGGCGGAAGAGGGCGGTTCAGGCAAAACGTTTATGGTTCGTGATGGCGTATTTGCCGATCTAGATGCGGCAATTACTTGGCATCCGCACTCTTTTTCTGGGGTGTTTAATACTCCGACTTTAGCCAATATTCAGGCGGAATTTCATTTCCATGGTAAGGCGTCTCACGCCGCGGCTGCGCCTCATATTGGTCGCAGTGCACTCGATTCAGTCGAACTGATGAATGTTGGGGCGAACTACTTGCGTGAACACATTCCGCAAGATTCTCGCCTGCACTATGCGATTACTCAATCTGGCGGTTTAGCGCCTAATGTTGTGCAATCGGAGGCTTCGGTGCTCTATTTGATGCGTTCACCGCGGGTTGCTGATGTGCAAGATATTTATACTCGCATTCAAGCGATAGCGCAGGGCGCAGCACTGATGGCGGGTACAAACGTGGATGTTGAGTTTATCAAAGCGTGCTCAAGCTATCAGCCAAATCGCTATTTGGAATCGTTGATGGCCCGGCATATCGAAACGCTTGGCATGCCAAGCTACACCGACTCAGAGCATGCCTATTTAGAGGAAATGCGCGGCACGCTGACCAAAGAAGACATTAAGGCTACCGTCGATCATTTGTGTGCGATGAATAGGGAAGTGTCACCGTCATCGATGGGATATTTGTATGATGATGCAGTGATGCATCAACCCATGCCGTACAAAGCGTGTTTTGAACCGCTTTATGGTTCAACAGATGTGGGGGATGTGAGTTGGGTGGTGCCGACAGTGCAATGTTACGCACCCTGTTATGCTTTTGGTACGCCATTGCATACGTGGCAAGCGGTATCACAAGGTAATACGTCAGTCGGTTACAAAGGGATGGTGCATGCGGCGAAAGTCATGGCGGCCACGGCGCTCGATTTGCTGCTCGAACCGACTCATATTCAGCAAGCCAAAGCTGAGTTGGAGCAAGAGTTACAACGCGCTCCGTACCTGTGTCCAATCCCGCAAGGCGTTGTGCCACGCTCTTAA
- a CDS encoding sortase B protein-sorting domain-containing protein produces MKSAIALFCLLALISGFLFVRN; encoded by the coding sequence ATAAAGAGCGCGATTGCGCTCTTTTGTTTATTGGCTCTGATAAGTGGTTTTCTGTTTGTTCGAAATTGA
- a CDS encoding DMT family transporter has protein sequence MNQIWAQKIMPRAPHIAMIFVTMLWGTTYLLVKVGLTSSSPMFFVGCRFAAAFAAIGLFSFKHLIRCTKYDLFAAAAIGFSITIGYGSQTIGLQYITASESAFFTALFVPFVPFIMWLAFRKIPSKMSLLGIVLAFIGLVFLSGNSFTAISLNFGQWITVLSAFAVATEIILISYFSPKVNLKSVTALQLMFASLFAFLSMPFVGETTIPSFSTTLVTLTVGLGIASALIQLVMNWAQRVVAPSTAAVIYAGEPVWAGIYGRMFGEILSPSALLGGTLVVISVLVSEYRPKKRRKTKKATAQ, from the coding sequence ATGAACCAAATATGGGCACAAAAAATCATGCCAAGAGCACCTCATATCGCGATGATATTCGTTACTATGTTATGGGGAACTACCTACCTTTTAGTAAAAGTAGGCTTAACATCCAGCTCGCCGATGTTTTTCGTTGGCTGTCGCTTTGCCGCTGCGTTTGCTGCTATCGGTTTGTTTTCATTTAAGCATTTGATTCGTTGTACCAAATACGACCTTTTTGCTGCCGCCGCGATCGGTTTTTCCATTACGATTGGTTATGGGTCACAAACCATAGGCCTACAGTACATTACTGCTTCGGAATCCGCTTTCTTTACAGCCCTTTTTGTTCCGTTCGTGCCCTTTATCATGTGGTTGGCGTTTCGCAAAATTCCCAGCAAAATGAGCTTATTAGGAATCGTGCTGGCGTTTATCGGTTTGGTATTTCTTTCCGGAAATAGTTTTACCGCTATTTCACTCAACTTTGGTCAATGGATTACAGTGTTGAGCGCCTTTGCGGTTGCAACCGAGATCATTCTGATCAGTTATTTTTCGCCTAAAGTGAATTTGAAAAGCGTGACGGCATTGCAACTGATGTTCGCCTCGCTGTTTGCGTTTTTGTCGATGCCTTTCGTTGGCGAAACCACCATTCCATCATTCTCGACCACGTTAGTCACCTTAACCGTTGGTTTGGGGATCGCGAGTGCGCTTATTCAATTGGTAATGAACTGGGCACAGCGCGTGGTTGCCCCATCCACAGCAGCCGTTATTTATGCAGGGGAACCCGTTTGGGCAGGGATTTACGGACGCATGTTCGGTGAAATACTTTCGCCTTCAGCCCTGTTAGGCGGAACATTGGTGGTCATCAGCGTGTTAGTCAGTGAGTATCGGCCGAAAAAACGCCGCAAAACCAAAAAGGCAACCGCTCAATAA
- the yegD gene encoding molecular chaperone, whose translation MYIGFDYGTSNCSIAHMLDGVPTPVAVEGDNIYIPSTLSAPTRESVTEYLFRFCQIKPSDKIGEDLLRRALAFNHDEGIELEARDVNFGQAALNHYLQDPQFTYYVKSPKSFLGSMGLRDIQIRFFEDLVCAMMANIKRQGEARLGQTIDDAVIGRPIHFQGRGGVESDRQAETILRQAASRAGFRHIEFQFEPVAAGLEYEASLTEDKNVLVVDIGGGTTDCSLLQMGPSWKDKSDRSASLLAHTGERVGGNDLDIHIAFRQLMPALGFGSKMLSGIEMPITQFWNPVAINDLPAQTDFYAKENMAALRMLHKEAQQPEKLARLIEVYQEILGHGVVRRAEEAKIGLSSAATYRATLDFLRDVVELDIQQNDMMNAIEVPKAKMMRLVSDALEQGDTKPDVIYMTGGSAKSPILKAAVEQVLPGVEVVSGNDFGSVTAGLARWAQICFR comes from the coding sequence ATGTATATCGGGTTTGACTACGGCACCTCTAACTGTTCCATCGCGCATATGTTGGATGGCGTTCCTACTCCAGTGGCAGTGGAAGGCGACAATATCTATATTCCTTCCACCTTATCCGCACCCACGAGAGAATCCGTAACAGAGTATCTGTTTCGTTTTTGTCAGATAAAACCGAGCGATAAAATCGGTGAAGACTTGCTGCGTCGTGCGCTAGCGTTTAACCACGATGAAGGTATTGAGCTGGAAGCGCGTGATGTGAATTTTGGTCAAGCGGCGCTAAATCATTACCTGCAAGATCCGCAATTTACCTATTACGTGAAATCGCCAAAATCTTTCCTCGGCAGTATGGGATTGCGCGACATTCAGATTCGCTTCTTTGAAGATTTGGTGTGCGCCATGATGGCTAACATCAAACGCCAAGGTGAAGCGCGTTTAGGGCAAACCATTGACGATGCAGTGATTGGTCGTCCTATTCACTTCCAAGGTCGTGGTGGTGTGGAATCGGACCGTCAAGCGGAAACCATTTTGCGCCAAGCGGCAAGCCGAGCGGGTTTTCGTCATATTGAGTTTCAATTTGAACCTGTTGCGGCGGGTCTTGAGTATGAAGCGTCTCTAACCGAAGACAAGAATGTACTGGTGGTGGATATCGGTGGCGGTACAACCGACTGTTCATTGCTGCAAATGGGGCCTTCTTGGAAAGACAAAAGTGACCGTTCTGCTTCGCTACTGGCGCACACTGGTGAGCGAGTTGGGGGGAACGATTTGGATATTCACATCGCCTTTCGCCAGTTGATGCCAGCGCTTGGTTTTGGCTCAAAGATGCTGTCAGGCATTGAAATGCCCATTACCCAGTTTTGGAACCCAGTTGCCATTAACGACTTGCCAGCGCAAACCGATTTCTACGCTAAAGAGAATATGGCGGCGCTAAGAATGCTGCATAAAGAAGCGCAGCAGCCAGAAAAACTGGCCCGTTTGATTGAGGTCTACCAAGAGATCTTAGGTCATGGAGTGGTGCGTCGTGCTGAAGAGGCAAAAATTGGGCTTTCCAGCGCAGCTACTTATCGCGCGACACTGGATTTCCTTCGCGATGTGGTTGAGCTTGATATTCAACAAAATGATATGATGAATGCCATTGAAGTGCCTAAAGCGAAGATGATGCGCTTAGTGAGTGATGCATTAGAGCAAGGTGATACAAAACCGGATGTGATTTACATGACCGGTGGCTCAGCCAAATCACCTATCTTGAAAGCGGCGG
- a CDS encoding LabA-like NYN domain-containing protein has translation MEKVVILVDVQNVYYTTRQAYKRNFDYNVFWRQVTQNREVVKAIAYAIDKGDEKQRQFQNILRAIGFEVKTKPFIQRSDGTAKGDWDVGITLDGMEYSKQADTVVLVSGDGDFSLLLDKIYQDYGCATEVYGVPSLTAFSLMNSATRYLPIECELLLG, from the coding sequence ATGGAAAAAGTAGTCATCCTAGTGGATGTCCAAAACGTCTATTACACTACGCGGCAGGCATATAAACGCAATTTCGATTACAACGTTTTTTGGCGTCAGGTGACGCAAAATCGTGAAGTCGTCAAAGCGATAGCTTATGCCATCGATAAAGGCGATGAGAAGCAACGTCAGTTTCAAAATATATTGCGTGCAATTGGCTTTGAAGTAAAAACCAAGCCGTTTATCCAGCGTTCTGATGGTACTGCCAAAGGCGATTGGGATGTGGGTATTACCCTTGATGGTATGGAATACTCCAAACAGGCTGATACGGTGGTATTGGTTTCTGGTGACGGTGATTTCAGTTTGTTACTCGATAAAATCTATCAAGATTACGGCTGTGCAACGGAAGTGTATGGTGTACCTTCTCTTACGGCATTTTCTTTGATGAATTCGGCGACACGCTATCTGCCTATCGAGTGTGAGTTGTTACTTGGTTAA
- a CDS encoding DUF805 domain-containing protein — MYYYLYALRQFRNFHGRARRKEFWHFYLINIAVGLILSLLDGLFGTINPVSGAGMLSVVYALIIIIPSIALFVRRIHDTGRSGWWLLLLFVPVIGFITSLYFALKDSQPYENEYGPNRKHLSW; from the coding sequence ATGTATTACTATTTGTATGCGCTACGACAGTTTCGCAATTTTCACGGTCGTGCACGACGCAAAGAGTTCTGGCACTTCTATTTGATCAATATCGCTGTTGGTCTGATTTTATCTCTGCTTGATGGTCTATTTGGTACCATCAATCCTGTCAGTGGCGCAGGCATGTTAAGCGTGGTTTACGCCTTAATCATTATTATCCCTTCTATCGCACTGTTCGTAAGGCGCATTCACGATACCGGACGTTCAGGATGGTGGCTACTTCTGCTATTTGTGCCTGTTATTGGTTTCATCACTTCGCTTTACTTTGCGCTCAAAGACAGCCAACCATACGAAAATGAGTATGGTCCAAACCGCAAACATCTTAGTTGGTGA
- a CDS encoding pectate lyase, which yields MLQASLNIGASQSDLFSSDGQNSALSSQNQGSGNDSSIDQLAQLFVGLLMAAAALSGQGQNSDSTGGNSNGGSSLGGTQGQGDSSLNEMMKTLLSALTQGDSGSNPSAVGANQASSTGTTGQLAAQSDQLLKDAGTGSMQTALAPTADGGAQLNSSAQSVSQSVSGLMDQHPESFGTPSNPGALDSQTQASPTAVTQTGAAETPAAQPAVSAQTETSAADTNTASSSHVMPQGMRSVPSDTSKPIIDAESGARVREATTSKTTGATVKPLEPSDNPNVVNDTIVVKAGETFDGKGQTFTAGSALGDGGQSENQKPIFQLEDGASLKNVVIGENGADGVHVYGDAKIDNVHWSNVGEDALTIKPSETGKTHNVEITNSSAKHAHDKIFQMNDNANIKIDNFAADDFGNFLISNNHQQGQWNIDMSNISLKNGNYSVVNSFNKEGTTVNLDNISMENVKRTYILTDGAKMNVA from the coding sequence ATGCTGCAAGCCAGTTTAAACATCGGTGCATCCCAATCTGACCTATTTAGCTCAGATGGGCAAAATAGTGCGCTCTCCTCGCAAAACCAAGGAAGCGGTAATGACAGCTCCATCGATCAACTCGCTCAACTGTTTGTAGGTCTCCTCATGGCAGCGGCTGCCTTATCCGGCCAAGGTCAAAATAGCGATTCCACCGGCGGTAATTCTAACGGTGGCTCAAGCTTGGGAGGGACGCAAGGACAAGGCGACAGCAGCCTAAATGAGATGATGAAAACACTACTAAGTGCACTCACTCAAGGTGATTCAGGAAGTAACCCATCCGCTGTTGGTGCCAATCAAGCTAGCAGCACAGGAACCACCGGACAACTGGCAGCGCAAAGTGACCAACTGCTCAAAGACGCGGGCACAGGTTCCATGCAAACTGCGTTGGCTCCAACAGCAGACGGTGGCGCACAGCTAAACAGCAGCGCTCAATCGGTCTCACAAAGTGTGTCTGGATTGATGGATCAGCACCCAGAGAGCTTTGGCACACCAAGTAATCCAGGAGCTTTAGATTCTCAAACCCAAGCCTCACCAACGGCAGTGACACAAACCGGCGCAGCAGAAACGCCGGCAGCACAACCTGCGGTCAGTGCTCAGACAGAAACCAGCGCAGCGGACACCAACACTGCATCTAGCTCACATGTGATGCCACAAGGAATGCGCAGCGTACCATCGGATACCTCTAAACCGATTATCGATGCTGAATCTGGCGCACGTGTTCGCGAGGCGACCACCAGCAAAACCACAGGGGCAACCGTCAAACCGCTTGAACCATCAGACAATCCTAACGTGGTCAATGACACGATTGTGGTGAAAGCCGGTGAAACCTTTGACGGTAAAGGACAAACCTTCACCGCTGGCTCAGCCTTGGGCGATGGTGGTCAATCGGAAAACCAAAAACCGATTTTCCAATTGGAAGATGGCGCCTCACTGAAAAACGTGGTGATTGGTGAAAACGGCGCAGATGGCGTGCATGTTTATGGCGATGCAAAAATTGATAACGTGCACTGGTCAAACGTTGGTGAAGATGCCCTAACCATCAAGCCAAGTGAAACCGGCAAAACGCACAATGTCGAGATCACTAACAGTAGCGCTAAGCACGCCCACGACAAAATCTTCCAGATGAACGATAACGCCAACATCAAAATCGATAACTTTGCCGCAGATGACTTCGGTAACTTCTTGATCAGTAACAACCATCAGCAAGGTCAATGGAACATCGATATGAGTAATATTTCGTTGAAAAACGGCAATTACTCGGTGGTGAACAGCTTCAATAAAGAGGGCACCACAGTCAACCTTGATAATATTTCGATGGAAAATGTGAAACGCACTTACATCCTGACCGATGGAGCAAAAATGAACGTGGCTTAA
- a CDS encoding DUF2076 domain-containing protein, whose translation MDTNTKQIIDGLFERLAQAEKQNSNRDREAESLIEKHVVAHPAAPYYMAQTMVMQEATIKQLHAQVEQLKTELNQAQAQAQPKSSGGFLSGLFGGHKNQSNQQWQNNPQGNRFNGANGFGPNNGYGNPGSGNNGFSNSGFGNNGYAQNGYGNGGYGRGNSFLGGALQTAAGVAGGVVLGNMMMNMFSHHQPEEIVNIINEDPMQQNMDGMGSSFMDSSYMDNQFSDASGFTDGQSDADFTNGGFDTAATDSNGFTEGFGTGGFDTSTFDNGGFANTDTGTDPFSNGFGSDSYDDPFSGGFGGGFDDSGFDDFGDLS comes from the coding sequence ATGGATACCAATACAAAACAGATCATTGATGGCCTATTTGAGCGTCTTGCTCAGGCGGAAAAACAGAACAGCAATCGCGATAGAGAAGCGGAATCGCTCATCGAAAAACACGTGGTTGCGCACCCAGCAGCGCCTTACTACATGGCACAAACCATGGTGATGCAAGAGGCCACTATCAAGCAGCTTCACGCGCAAGTTGAACAACTTAAAACCGAGTTAAACCAAGCTCAAGCACAGGCTCAACCCAAAAGCTCCGGAGGTTTCCTTTCTGGGCTATTTGGCGGCCATAAAAACCAGAGCAACCAGCAATGGCAAAACAACCCTCAAGGCAACCGTTTTAACGGTGCTAATGGCTTTGGCCCCAACAATGGTTATGGCAATCCTGGTTCCGGTAACAATGGTTTTAGTAATAGCGGTTTTGGCAATAACGGTTATGCGCAAAATGGCTACGGCAACGGCGGTTACGGACGTGGTAACAGCTTCTTAGGTGGCGCACTGCAAACAGCAGCAGGTGTCGCAGGCGGTGTCGTATTAGGTAATATGATGATGAATATGTTTAGTCATCACCAGCCAGAAGAGATCGTCAACATCATTAACGAAGATCCAATGCAACAAAATATGGATGGCATGGGCAGTTCATTTATGGACAGCTCGTACATGGATAACCAATTCTCTGATGCCAGCGGCTTTACCGATGGTCAAAGCGATGCCGATTTCACCAACGGAGGTTTTGATACTGCCGCAACGGATAGCAACGGTTTTACCGAAGGTTTTGGTACAGGAGGTTTTGACACCAGCACCTTTGATAATGGCGGTTTTGCCAATACCGATACTGGCACCGACCCATTTAGCAATGGCTTTGGTAGCGATAGTTACGACGACCCGTTCTCAGGTGGTTTTGGTGGCGGGTTTGACGACAGCGGCTTTGATGACTTCGGCGATCTAAGTTAG